From Pseudoalteromonas viridis, the proteins below share one genomic window:
- a CDS encoding methyl-accepting chemotaxis protein, whose product MSSQSIQSSLNNKIIIAGVILVVSIVLGLQLGGTASENMKLVAVALPLFGVVVALGYLRMALSVFSDQLDCVYRVLPHVSVADQDVLQGIDLSDFPDLFKALKASDDEQEQNDYTQSLLLALQGCQANIMVADADLNIVYLNDSVKSMLKVNEQQLQQDLPGFSVAGLIGTNIDSFHKNPSHQRNILANLRDTYQTRIKVAGLSFDLIATPVFDEGHRIATLVEWKDQTQWLAAEEKHRSLAEKNARISRALDVCQANVMLADEHLNIVYVNESVLAMLRGNEAQLRTALPHFDADSLIGTNIDVFHENPQHQRGLLNKLSDVYSTDIVVAGFNFGLIATPVFDQKGVRIGTVVEWEDKTERLAVEQKALQAAGENLRVRRALDNVQTNTMIADANNTIVYMNQAVLEMMRNAESDIRKDLPNFDSNQLVGQNIDVFHRNPAHQRRLLETLSQPYQTEIKVGGRTFGLVANPIITDAGERAGTVVEWEDRTGEVAIEQEVNAVVESARAGNLSARLDEGDKQGFYLRLTQGLNGLLESVDGAVTDTGNMLDALARGDLTQRIEADYQGAFDKLKQDANSTADKLTNVLERISASATLVASGAEEISQGNADLSQRTEEQASSLEETASSMEQMTSTVRQNADNAKVANELAEETSEKATRGGEVVNRAVESMSAINDSSKKIADIISVIDEIAFQTNLLALNAAVEAARAGEQGRGFAVVAGEVRNLAQRSAGAAKEIKDLIRDSVSKVEDGTLLVNESGETLKEIVASVRRVTNMISDIADASVEQSSGIEQVNKAVTQMDEMTQQNAALVEQASAAGESMAEQANDMRNMLNFFKVGEAPVAHQAIPNKPQATNGQARSPAIGLSAPENRTTRAPLETKANRFADDSEEWEEF is encoded by the coding sequence ATGAGTAGTCAGAGTATCCAAAGTAGTTTAAACAATAAAATCATAATCGCCGGTGTGATACTGGTTGTCAGCATCGTACTGGGGCTACAACTCGGAGGCACAGCTTCTGAAAACATGAAGCTGGTAGCAGTGGCCTTGCCTCTGTTTGGGGTTGTCGTGGCTTTAGGATACCTGAGGATGGCGCTATCAGTGTTTAGTGACCAGCTGGATTGCGTGTATCGAGTGTTGCCGCATGTATCGGTGGCAGATCAGGATGTGCTGCAGGGCATAGATCTAAGTGACTTTCCTGACTTGTTCAAAGCGTTAAAAGCCTCAGACGATGAGCAGGAGCAAAACGATTATACACAGAGCTTGCTGCTGGCACTACAAGGGTGTCAGGCCAATATTATGGTGGCAGACGCCGACCTGAATATTGTTTATTTGAATGACTCCGTAAAATCTATGCTCAAAGTGAATGAGCAACAATTACAGCAGGATTTACCGGGCTTTAGCGTTGCTGGCCTGATAGGCACCAATATTGATTCTTTCCATAAAAACCCAAGTCACCAGCGTAATATTCTGGCCAATTTGCGTGACACCTATCAAACCAGAATCAAGGTTGCCGGGCTGTCATTTGACCTTATTGCCACACCAGTCTTTGATGAGGGACATCGGATTGCGACACTGGTTGAATGGAAAGACCAGACGCAGTGGCTCGCGGCTGAAGAAAAACACCGCAGTCTGGCTGAGAAAAATGCGCGAATTTCCCGTGCCCTGGATGTGTGTCAGGCGAATGTGATGTTGGCAGACGAACACCTCAATATCGTCTATGTTAATGAGTCGGTACTGGCCATGCTCAGAGGCAATGAGGCCCAGCTTCGTACGGCATTGCCTCACTTTGATGCTGATTCTCTAATTGGTACCAACATCGATGTGTTTCATGAGAATCCGCAGCATCAGCGCGGTTTACTGAATAAGCTGTCAGATGTGTATAGCACCGATATTGTGGTTGCTGGCTTTAATTTCGGCTTGATTGCGACGCCGGTCTTTGATCAAAAAGGGGTGCGCATTGGCACTGTAGTTGAGTGGGAAGACAAAACTGAGCGCTTGGCTGTCGAGCAAAAAGCATTGCAGGCTGCGGGTGAAAACCTGAGGGTACGCCGTGCACTTGACAATGTGCAAACCAATACCATGATTGCAGACGCCAACAATACCATAGTGTATATGAATCAGGCGGTACTCGAGATGATGAGAAATGCCGAGTCTGATATCCGCAAAGACCTACCTAATTTCGACAGTAACCAATTGGTTGGGCAGAACATTGATGTATTTCATCGTAACCCTGCGCACCAGCGACGCCTGTTAGAGACCTTGTCTCAACCTTATCAAACCGAAATTAAGGTTGGCGGGCGTACCTTTGGCCTAGTTGCTAATCCTATCATCACGGATGCTGGCGAGCGTGCCGGTACAGTGGTCGAGTGGGAAGACAGAACTGGTGAAGTCGCAATCGAGCAGGAAGTGAATGCTGTGGTGGAGTCGGCTCGTGCGGGGAATTTGTCAGCGCGACTGGATGAAGGTGATAAACAGGGGTTTTATTTGCGCCTCACTCAGGGGCTCAATGGGTTGCTTGAAAGCGTCGATGGTGCGGTGACCGACACGGGGAATATGTTAGATGCGCTAGCCCGAGGCGATCTTACACAGCGCATTGAAGCAGACTATCAGGGGGCGTTCGACAAGCTGAAACAAGATGCGAACAGCACAGCCGACAAACTGACCAATGTGCTTGAGCGGATCAGTGCGTCAGCCACTTTGGTTGCCAGTGGTGCAGAGGAAATATCGCAAGGTAACGCGGACTTAAGTCAGCGTACTGAAGAGCAGGCCTCTTCGTTGGAAGAAACGGCGTCGAGTATGGAGCAAATGACCAGCACGGTGCGTCAGAATGCGGACAATGCCAAGGTCGCCAATGAGCTGGCTGAAGAAACCAGCGAAAAAGCAACGCGCGGCGGTGAGGTAGTCAATCGTGCGGTCGAAAGTATGTCTGCAATCAACGATTCGAGTAAAAAAATCGCTGATATCATCAGTGTAATAGATGAAATTGCTTTCCAGACCAATTTACTGGCGTTGAATGCCGCGGTAGAGGCAGCCCGGGCCGGTGAGCAGGGGCGCGGTTTTGCCGTGGTGGCAGGCGAAGTACGAAACCTGGCTCAGCGTTCAGCAGGTGCGGCAAAAGAGATTAAAGATTTGATCCGCGACAGTGTTAGCAAAGTTGAAGATGGTACGCTGTTGGTTAATGAGTCAGGTGAAACACTCAAGGAAATTGTGGCATCCGTCAGACGTGTTACCAATATGATATCCGATATTGCGGATGCCTCGGTGGAACAAAGTTCCGGGATTGAACAGGTAAATAAAGCCGTTACTCAGATGGATGAAATGACCCAGCAAAATGCAGCGCTGGTGGAGCAAGCGTCCGCTGCGGGTGAGTCTATGGCAGAACAGGCAAATGATATGCGCAATATGCTCAACTTCTTTAAAGTGGGAGAGGCGCCAGTTGCCCACCAGGCTATCCCGAATAAACCTCAGGCGACAAATGGTCAGGCTCGCTCGCCTGCCATTGGTTTGTCGGCGCCTGAAAATCGCACTACGCGAGCGCCTTTGGAAACCAAAGCCAACCGTTTTGCGGACGACTCTGAGGAATGGGAAGAGTTTTAA
- the cheD gene encoding chemoreceptor glutamine deamidase CheD has product MNHFKPVLHGFEHVKRFWDSGRGAVVAKVLPGEFYVSKNDELISTVLGSCIAACIYDEHQRVGGMNHFMLPGVKGTTAIHADDLNCRYGNWAMEYLINEVIKNGARRENLKIKLFGGGKIISSMTDIGIGNIRFAEAYVEEENLTLISHDVGGPWPRKVVFHPQTGKAQVKKLRQMHNDTIEKREVKYLHDIEEQGKQTDIELF; this is encoded by the coding sequence ATGAATCATTTTAAACCCGTGTTGCATGGCTTCGAACATGTAAAACGATTCTGGGATTCTGGGCGTGGTGCTGTTGTCGCAAAAGTGTTACCCGGAGAGTTTTATGTATCAAAGAATGATGAGCTGATCTCCACGGTATTGGGCTCCTGTATTGCGGCGTGTATTTATGACGAACACCAACGGGTGGGCGGTATGAACCACTTTATGCTGCCGGGTGTAAAAGGGACGACCGCCATTCATGCCGACGATCTTAATTGTCGCTATGGTAACTGGGCTATGGAATACCTGATCAATGAAGTGATTAAAAACGGGGCCAGACGAGAGAATCTAAAAATAAAGCTGTTTGGCGGCGGGAAAATCATCAGCTCGATGACAGACATAGGTATTGGCAATATTCGCTTTGCAGAAGCCTACGTAGAGGAAGAAAACCTCACTCTTATCTCCCATGATGTCGGTGGACCCTGGCCACGCAAAGTGGTGTTTCACCCTCAAACGGGTAAAGCTCAGGTGAAGAAGCTGCGTCAGATGCACAACGACACCATTGAAAAACGTGAGGTTAAGTATCTGCATGATATTGAAGAGCAAGGCAAACAAACTGATATTGAGTTGTTTTAG
- a CDS encoding CheR family methyltransferase, whose protein sequence is MKEFLMTDEDFSSISRRVYETCGIVLGPHKRDMVYSRLARRVRANGLSSFADYLAFLNEEPDAEFSHFINAITTNLTSFFREAHHFDFLHQQVIPELKLKHKTDKRVRIWSAGCSTGEEAYSIAMTIGNAFPADWDVKVLATDLDSNVLHKGQEGIYNSASVTGLNSEHLKKWFMGSPDGTQYKVKETLRSSVYFKRLNLLEPWPMKGPFDVIFCRNVLIYFDKTTKDRLFENFYQLLAEQGYLFIGHSETMGKEHLEFKNLGRTMYQKAAQI, encoded by the coding sequence ATGAAAGAGTTTTTGATGACGGATGAGGACTTCAGCAGTATATCTCGGCGAGTTTACGAGACCTGTGGCATCGTACTTGGTCCTCATAAACGTGACATGGTGTACTCGCGGCTGGCGCGCAGAGTGAGGGCCAATGGATTAAGCTCATTTGCAGATTATCTGGCATTTCTGAATGAAGAACCCGATGCAGAGTTTAGTCACTTTATTAATGCTATCACAACGAATCTTACCTCCTTCTTTCGCGAAGCGCATCATTTTGACTTTTTACACCAACAGGTGATCCCTGAGCTAAAGCTCAAACATAAAACAGATAAACGTGTGCGGATCTGGTCCGCAGGCTGCTCGACTGGTGAAGAGGCCTATAGTATTGCGATGACCATAGGCAACGCATTTCCAGCTGACTGGGACGTGAAGGTACTGGCCACGGATCTGGACTCGAACGTATTACACAAAGGGCAGGAAGGTATCTATAACAGTGCATCGGTGACAGGTCTGAATAGCGAGCATCTGAAAAAGTGGTTTATGGGCAGCCCTGATGGCACCCAGTACAAAGTAAAAGAAACACTGCGCTCGAGCGTGTACTTTAAGCGCCTTAATTTGCTTGAACCGTGGCCAATGAAAGGGCCTTTTGATGTGATTTTTTGCCGTAATGTACTGATCTACTTTGATAAAACAACCAAAGACAGATTGTTTGAAAACTTTTATCAACTGCTGGCTGAACAAGGCTATTTATTTATCGGTCATTCGGAAACGATGGGCAAAGAGCATTTGGAGTTTAAAAACCTGGGGAGAACCATGTATCAAAAGGCGGCGCAGATATGA